acatacatatatatatatacatacatatatatatatatatatatatatatatatatacatatatatatatatatatatatatatacatacacatatatatatatatatacatacatatatacatacatatatatatatatacatacatatatatatatacatacatatatatatatacatatatatatacatacatatatatatatatacatatatatatacatatatatatacatacatatatatgtatacatacatatatatatgtatatatacatatatatatgtatatatacatatatatatgtatatatacatatatatatatatatatatatatatatatatatatatatatatatatatatatatatatatatatacgtacatatatatatatatatatatatatatacacgtacatatatatatatatacatacatatatatatatacatacatatatatatacatacatacatatatacatacatacatatatacatatatacatatatatatatatatatatatatatatatatatatatatatatatatatatatatatagattacatctggggagaaaagaaaggatgtgatgttcagaacatggtaactacagtaattatcaaagtggggaagagatgcaccccgtttggccagtggtgtttttacaccccagacaagttttgagaaggaaaaaatcgttatgaaaatataattatattttccctaaaatcttcaggccttattatcatatcatatataactgttgttctgtaaaacaacaaactttaaaatactttgttcttactggtgaaaatcagaaggtcatctctgttttctctcaggtacatcacagtgtaagcttcacagtgagcattactctcatcagcgtagtccatatcaacaacaaaaatatatcttgactccatatagtggttattttggaaaaaatcccaggtattttgagcagtaggattataaaaaaaaaaaaataaaaaaaaatgtgctaatataaaattaaattagcctatataaaattgcaaacatctatctttcagtactttttttccttaagtacataaaaaatgtagtacttttgtactttcacttgagtaaaattgaaaaaggagtacttttacttttactggagtaatattttattatacgtatctgtacttttactcaagtacttgatttgtgtacttcgtccaccactgaaaatGAGCACCATTCCCAAAGGATGAATGGCAttctttaatcatttttattacagtCTAATCACTCCGTGCCTGTTCTTCCAGATATCTGCATTGAGAGATTAACTACACAACCTGAATgacaacagaaacaaaacagtATAATACAGATACAACACACATTAAAGAGGACTAGACTGTGAATGGGTTACACTGCTGCAACAGTCAGATTtgcactaaataaatacaaaaaagaaaaagaaatatcaCCTGTGGAGAACATTCATGCTTGTACAATGGTTATTAGATGGCATGTAAGGGATTAATTTGAGGAAAATGGGACACAATTCCTATTTGTCCACCAGGGGGCGTAAAATGAACAATGTTCAGGTGATTATGGCCCCACTGAAAGGCATTACTTCCACACTATGGTGCAGGGCCAAATTAAAAGGAGCACAATGGGCAGTAACTGTCAACCTAATAGTGTCTTACACAGTGTGATATTCAATTTGGTCTCAGCAGTGATTAGAGAAGATTATCTCcagaaatattatttatgcaCACACTATGGTGTTTTGATatggattttcatgcacaactaTTGCCTGCACTAATCAGATGTAAACGCTAATTAGAGTAACTGTAGATTGCTTTATTAAATGGGGTCTGAGTAACGAGCCCCAGGGGCAGTCAAAatctacaaatacaaataaataaatctacaggGGGAAAAATACTTAAAGCATACTGTATACTATTACTTTTCACTGTAATGCACCTACAACTTATCTTATAACTTGCATCAAACTTGAAAGGTGCTTCCAAATGACCCCATGCACTTCACAACACTTTAAGCAGCCGCAAGGTCATGCATGCACAAGTGAATTCAACCAGAAGTGAATGCCTAAAAGTTGAGCAGCTGCATGCCTTGGGCCGAGTGCACATCTGGCACAACAAACGCACTGATCTATTTTCAGCACAATATGGCTACTGGCCATGTTAAAAACACCCTTTTCTGGAAGCGTAGAGGTGTGTTTGTACAAGAATACATTTGCATATGCATTTAGAGGGGCTGAGCATGAAAAATCAACAACTTTTTATATTGCACATTGGCTCTTAGAGTAtagtttaatataaaatgtacttataatTTGAACTTCCGAACAAACCTTCTGCATTATTTGACAGGCAGTGTTTTAGTTGGACCATCAGTGTCTGGTCCACAAGCGTTATTGTGTGTATTTTATGGCCTGACTGCACATGACACCGAGGCTGCAGGGTCAGATCAAGCCTTCAGCTGCAGATCATAGAAAATGGGCCCAATGCACAAGACATTAATCTGTATTTGATGGATTAACTCCCAGAAGGCTTTAGTCAGATTTAGTGGCAGTCAAGCAGTGAAATCAACCAATCTGCCGAGggaaaaatactttatattatgATGTCTCTATGAGAATTATCACAAGTCTTGATGTCCAAAAGATCAAAGGCATTAAATAATTTCAGCTAGAGAGAGGACATAAACCGTGAACACCAATGGGTATAAAAAGGGCCTAAATATGAGACGTGACAGTCTAATATGACTctcatattatacacacacacacacacgttcattgCTTTAATTCATTTGTTTACGTGCTTAAAGGATTGTATAAAAAGATACAGCATTCAGTGTGCAGTTCACAatttatttactgaataaatCTGGACAAAACACCAAAGATCTGTTACATTACAATCAGAGCATCTGAGGCAGATATCCCACCATGCATTCCCCCCTCCCCTTGAAAaaaaatgagggaaaaaaaatgaacgaacaaaaaaagaaaaacatccttCAAAATTAGCACCTAATCAGCACCAACCTAGGTAGGCAAGTTCCTTCTACAAAACAAGTGAAAGCACAATGACCGGAGGAAGGAGAAAAGAAAAACGGAGAAACTCCAAAGCACAGTTGGACTCCTAGTAAATCCTTCGGAAGATTCTTCTTTAAtaagaaaacagaaatgaaataatGAACTCCCCTCTTGCTAGGCAGGCTAAAGCATTCAAAGGGCACATGCCACTGACTAGATATAAATCACTATTTCAAGTAACATTGATATACGACAAAACATGTCTACATGTACCCATTCAAAACATGATCATTTCACAGACCTATGCAGGCAGAAGAGTTAACATGAGGTACTTGAGACGGTGTAGTCGTAGAAATATTATCTAATATTCATGGAGtcaaatgcaaaaaaactaaaaaataaggaACACGGTCAGCGTGCATTTGGGGTGTGCGATTACTGGCACTGACGTTAAATCGAAGACCTTCCAACTTGGGACaaagtttaaaacaaaaagtCAAACCTGTCCTGTGTCAAATGTATTGCCTACATTGTATTCGTGAAAACTGGCGGTTAagaaaaacgaaaataaaaaccctgcacatatttatttttaaatacaggcGTTaccttataaataaaaataagaaaaagtttGCTCCAGCAAAAGAAAAACAACTAAAGTTAAATAGATGACACTAGTACAGAAAGGATCTCCAAGCCTAGGAGAGTCAAGTGCttgacgtttttttttattttctgaagaCTTACGGAGAAAGTTTCGCTCTAACCATAATTGAAAAaagctgcaataataataaaaggaaaagcTTAATGCAACACAGATCGTTCTTAATGCAGCCGCAATGAATCAGAAACAAATGACATGGTCTTCGCAGAATTGACCTGGAGGGCTGTCGAAAagctaaacttaaaataaaccgAGGATCAGATTGAGACGCGACCAACGATTTGCAGTCAAGGAAAAGCAGACACTGAGACACGGTCAACATTTTGGAGGAATCAGAGCTGGAAACAGAAGAGGTTTAGCAGTTTGGGCTGCGCTCTTCTGTGCTGTAATGCATGTTTATAGCTTACTGTGACTCGTACGCCTCGTGAGCACCACGTAAAACGAAGACAAAAACGAACGGAAATCAAGGAAAAACCAAAGTAAGTCTTGCTACATCACTCAATGAGCTTCGTCCACAAGTCCTAGCTCACGGAGAAGTCATTTTCTCCCAAGCCAGAACCGACTATGTCTCTTCACGGAATGAGAAATAACGATAGACACCGTTTGTAATGAGTGTATTTCTTGTTTTCTGATCATCTAAAAGGACTTGGCATAACGTCTGACGAGTTCGTTCTCAGCTGAAGAACTGCTCTAGTTCTTCTTCCATGTTGGCCTCTGGCACCATTTGGTCCAACTCTCGCTCGCCTCTTCCGTGGCTTGCCGAACCGCCGGAGGCCGAGAACCAGGGATGGTCCAGGATCTCTCGGGAGGTGAGGCGTTCGGCTGGTTCTCGCCGCAGGATGCTACGGATGAGGCATCGCGCCTTGGGTGTTAGCGTCTCGGGGATGCTGAACTGGCCGCGGCGGATTTTGCTGAACAGCGAGCTGGGCTCTACGTCGTGGAACGGGTAGCGGCCCACCAGGATGGTGTAGAGCATCACGCCCAAGCTCCACACGTCCGCCGCCTTACCCGAATAGCTGCCATTTGCATTGAGGATTTCTGGACTGACGTACGCTGGACAGCCGTGTTTGTCCGAGAGCGAATCATCACCTCCTTCTAGGAGGTAAGTATCCTCCAAACTCTCCAACTTTACAAGGCTCCTGGGAAAGAcggaataatattaaaaatgagaTGACATTACTGATCTTTGACAcataaatttaacattttatgaacATACAAAATACATGAGGCAAAAGTCTGGTTTcctaaattataaatgttataaaacagacaaaatgttgttttaaaataagatgtcaaataaattaaattaagcaaatTATCAGTTGTGTATTCAATAATGACCAAACATTTTTTAAGAAGtcaatttgtcaaaaaaaattcAAGTCCAAATCTGAcagtccaaaaataataataataaagaacccATTCAAATCATATACTTTCCTCTACAATTGCCGAAGCATAAATATCCTCTTTGTACTGGATGTTAAATCCCTTGCATAAAAAAGCAATATAAAGATAGCCTCGGGACATTCCTGCCAGTTTAATCCAGAGGGAAATCTGGAATTCATTTTGGGAATTATAAAAAGCAGGAATAATGCCACACCAAAGATGGAATTCCTCAAACCATCACTATCCATGTGTTCTAGTTTTTCCACTGTAATCTTGTAATTTGCACAATAATGCAAAACATGAAACATAGGGATGACGACAAACAATCTGCTATCTATTCACAGTATATCATCAATTATTCTGTTGCTTCTTGCTAATATAAAACAAAGCATATTCAGATGCTTTAAGgtgctttttttatatttattcatccaTTATGTTTTCTAAAAAGCatttgagactaatttagtagttttTCTTGTCATGCAAATATGCAATTTGACAGTTTGCATCCCtgcttatttataaaaaagatgaaaaacacTGTGCAGCCCAAgttacaaagacaaaaaaaaacatatgcaatgAAAACATCTTTGAGGTCTTCTGCAAGCTGCCTCGTGACTCAGATTCTGAATCAGAAACCATCCGAATGAAACCGTACGCTCACCGAGTCTCAGCAAAACACCCAATCCTCTGAGCTCAAAATAGTCATATTATTTTTCACGACAAGCGGTCTCCTGCTGCGTGGAAAGGTTGCAGGGCGTCTAAATTACCTGAAGGACAGAAATGAACAGGTTGACCCTCCTCTGACCTGTAATTGTGACCCATTTCCATGCACCGCTGTGCAAAGAGAACACAGCATGCTGAAAAAATACTCTCTTAATGACATGCAGCATATGTGAGTCACAGCTCCACGACGCGGCTGAGTTACACCGGGTCAAGAGAACACCTGCCCACACGAAGCAGGACAAATGGAGGAGGACACGTGGATGCACACACTTTAGGGAGTGATTCCAGAAGAACTGCACTGTGGTCTCTAGTGTGCGACAGTAGAACGTTACAGTACAAGCGTCCTTCATGACATAACCAGGTCAGGAACCCACTACGCCAAGGAATGCAGTTCTGTCTGGATCACTTTCCTTTCTGGTTCCAATCTTGGTGCGCCCTTGGTGTTTGATTTCTGGCCAGGGTAATGCTCACCACCCTGGGCCAAGTTTACTTGCGCTCGTCTGCAATCACTCACTGAAAAAGGTGGAAGACTGATGCATCAGACCACAGTGCATGGGAACAGTAAGGTCACCGGGCTCACATTTAAAGCACCGGGCAACATTCTCCATTTCCATCGAGTGAGCCGGAGGGAATCTAGCTGAGCTGACTCATTTGGCCAGTGGGGCAACTGCCATTTAGCTTAAACGTGAAGGCCACCCGGATTCATTAAGCACACTTGGGATTATTTCAGACTAATTTTACTaccaaactattttttaataACTCAACATGGAATGCCATTCAGAACCATTTTTACTTCAACTGCATGACTTTTTTCGGGATttccaaaacagaaaaacaaaatagatTACGGGACTTCATGTTTTCCATTGGAATTAGATTGGAGGGGTCAGGCTGAAAATTTTGAGGGCTTGGTGAagtcagccaaaaatgaaagatattTCGGAGGCAGCACatgacaaaatacaaaaaaaaatgtatcactaaAACACAAAAGTAGTGATGCACCGAAATTTCAGCAATTAAAAATATCCGGAAGCAAcagtaaataaaagtatattttccgTTTTGGATGAAACTATTGACTGAAACAGCAAGGTTTAATTTTGACTTCTCTGATGGCACTTTTTTGACTGTCCATATATGCATATGTATGAAGCTATTTTACATACTTTGGGAAAGATGCTTAGGTACCAATATGTAAACACTGTTACTAAAATACAAAGAACTTTACTATGACTTTATCATTGGGAGAACACAACACCCTGAACAGCATACTAAATTCTTATATTACATATTAGAATTACAGTATATATAGCTTATTATTGGAAATGCTTACACATTAGCTTAATATTGCAACTTAAAGGACCTGAAGCATATCAGATGGGCAATACATTTTacaactatacaaaaaaaaaaaactgcggtGGCACCATGGTACACTATCAATATGAGATGATAAAATCACATTGCTTTGAGGAATACCATGGTATGGAGCAAAGACATCATTAAAGACCCATGAAAACAAAACTGGAGTAGCTTTTGACCTATGGTGTGGTCACTTTCACTGCTGTTCTGCTCATTTCTACAGGAAAAATCCAGTCATTCAAATAGGAATTTTGTGTGAGGATGAAAGATTTCCAGACATATACTCAACAGCATATGACAACAGCAAGTAGCAAATCATGGTTCACAATAGTAACTATAAGCTACAGCCCctaataatgtttgtttcaatAGGAAATACATTAGTAATATACCTTGATATTTACGATCACTGGTATATGAAAAATGTGCGGTCCTTGCAAAACAAACCTTTCTTTAAAAATCAAATGTGCATGCTCTGTTTGAACCCAACAACCTTACTGGTGGCTTCTTTACCTGTCCTCGTTCTTAAAGACGAACTTCCTCAGCTTGAGGTCTCTGAGGACCAGGCCGTTGTCGTGGCAGTGCGCCACAGCTGATGCTATCTGATGGAAGAGTCTGGCAGCCTCTTCCTCTCGCAGCTTCTTGCAAGTGCGGACGAAAGAGTGCATGTCGCCATGGCTGCTCTCGAAGAACACGTACGCTCGCGCATCCCCCAGAAGGATCTCCACTATCTGGTTAATATGCTCATGGGTGCCCAGCACAAAGTAAGCAGCCAAGGACTCTTGGTATCGACTGACATCAAACacctggaggagagagagaatttttaattaaattagaagCTGTCATCGATTTCCCAACATCCCAGGTGGAGTGCAAAAGTACCACCCCtcccaaaaaaaactaaaaaacactgGAATTGGAATTAGAGGCAATGCATAATTCTGAAACAAAAGAAAGGAAATCCATGCAACACAGAGTCGGAAGGCATTACACCTCTGCTGCATTTCCGAGTCCCCAAAACATACACTTTTTGATGTTGCTTAGTAACAGATACCTAAAGGAGAGAGACAGGCTAAATATAACATGGCAGTGGTGGACATAGGAGGCCATTCTCTCATCAGAAGATACGAGGTTTCACTAATGGCTCTCTGCCCATGTCAGTCCATTCAGAGTGTCTTATGTTTCAAAGTCATGTGGCCTTGCACGCATGAATACATGGCTGTATgcaatcatgcacacacacacacacacacacacacactctctctctcttcaggggTATTCCCTCATGCTTTTTTTGCACGTGACTATAACTTATCACTTGATGTCACTGTTAATGAATCACAAAAAAAAGGccattcatttaattattcaccTTGCTAATGAATGCAGTAAACCGGATGCATGTCTCGCATACATCCCCATCTATAGCTGATGCAACTGCATGAGTGTTCGGTTACAAAAAGACATGCATACGTGTGTGCTTCTTACCTTGCACACGAGCTCTTCCCCACTGTGCAGGTGGGTGGCTCTGAAAACGTGGTCTCCCTCAATAGGCTCCAACAAAAGGTAATTGCCAATGCAAGAAATGCAGTGAGAGGAGTCAGGGGTCTCGGGAGGGCTGGGAGATCCTAAATTGGGACTGAAACTCTGGTTGGATTCTGCAGTCCTTAGACAAGATAGCTCCTCAAAGTCGTGTGTTTTGTGCCTCGATCTCCCATAACGCGAAATGTTAATGGGACTGGATCGCTGTATGTTCATGAGTATAGGAGGAGGTTCGTCCAGAGCAGGAGGGTTCAGACGGTCTTACAGGAGGGGGGCGGAAGAGAATGACAGACAGATGTCCTCTATTTAACACTGGGCATGAAGGCAGCGGCGATTCCCCTCGACTGTAATGATGATCTTATGCGTGTGCGTTAATTGCAATGACAATGTGGCGTCATCTGAACACACATGCAATGACGTTCATGCACGAATTGTGACCTCTATGCTTACTGTTCCCTCAAAAGAACACCACGGTTGGTAacgagccaaaaaaaaaatatgcaagaatCGGCGCGGTATAATGTAAAGGTTGTGACGTCAGGGTCGATGCAGCGCAGCAGGTAAAGAATCGGGGTTTTGCATTAAATGAAAAGGGAAAGGTGCCAGCTGGGTTTAGATATCCTGAGAGGGCGCTCCTTGTTCATTTACGCGGGTCTCCACGCGAAGCCTGTCCATGCATCTACCAAATATGGCTAGGAAAAAATTCCTCCAGGTCGCGATCCGCCTTTTGTTACGCCTGGGAAGTCGATGCGAGCAACCAAACTCCGACGATCTCCGGCGTTTGGATCTGATTTGGACAAAGGCAAGAGGGGACGGCCGACGTTCTCCCCGGGCCTATCCCTTGTTTCAACAACAAGACAGCATTATCATCATCTTCTTTTACTTACGTGGCTGGGAATCTAGTCCATTGAACGCGCGAGGTCAGCTGCACACGCGAGCGggctgactgactgactgactgtgcGCTCGCGGGACTGACTGGAGCTCTCCACGCGCACGACCGGCCCCCCTGACGTCACGGGCATAGCGGCCTCCCATTGGCCGCTCGCTAGATGCTGACACATCCACAGTCTTCTTGCAAGCAAACCATCCATGAAGTCATGTGAGATAATTGTTGTCGTCGGAATTTAATTGAAGCACCTTAaattatctgtatatatatatatatatatatatatatatatatatatatatatatatatatatatatatatatatatatatatatatatgtgtgtgtgtatgtatatatgtgtgtatgtatatatatgtgtatgtatatatatgtgtatgtatatatatgtgtatatatatatatatgtgtatatatatatatatatatatatatatatgtatatgtatatatgtatatatgtatatgtatatatgtatatgtatatatatatatatatatatatatatatatatatatatatatatatatatatatatatatatatatatatatatatatatatattcatgcatacatttcttttattattttcaaatgagGGATGATATCGCGTATTTATCTTAAAGACGTTTAAacataacacattttaaacaatttaaaaaaaaaaaaatagtgatttgTACATTTAGAAATTTGTACAAAATTCTAgtcacagtagagaaattaccgtatggacaggaggagaagctcgcaggcaatcttttactgtctataagGCTATCAGGGAATTGGAGGCATAAAGttaagggagaagcccatagagagcccataaaagcaacgggacaaaattgttcaacaacgtctgcaag
Above is a window of Carassius auratus strain Wakin unplaced genomic scaffold, ASM336829v1 scaf_tig00214657, whole genome shotgun sequence DNA encoding:
- the LOC113092560 gene encoding tribbles homolog 2-like codes for the protein MNIQRSSPINISRYGRSRHKTHDFEELSCLRTAESNQSFSPNLGSPSPPETPDSSHCISCIGNYLLLEPIEGDHVFRATHLHSGEELVCKVFDVSRYQESLAAYFVLGTHEHINQIVEILLGDARAYVFFESSHGDMHSFVRTCKKLREEEAARLFHQIASAVAHCHDNGLVLRDLKLRKFVFKNEDRSLVKLESLEDTYLLEGGDDSLSDKHGCPAYVSPEILNANGSYSGKAADVWSLGVMLYTILVGRYPFHDVEPSSLFSKIRRGQFSIPETLTPKARCLIRSILRREPAERLTSREILDHPWFSASGGSASHGRGERELDQMVPEANMEEELEQFFS